DNA sequence from the Corynebacterium yudongzhengii genome:
CATCCTCCAGGCGGAGGCGAACCAGGTCAAAACGATGCCGCTGAGGATGACCGCGACCATCATCACGACGGCGGCAATCGTACCGACGAGCGGCTCCCGCGTCCCCATCACCGACAAAAGTCCCGCGGCGAGCAGTGCCGCGGTCGCGGCCCGCAGGCCGAAGGCCCACATCGCCCGGGTGTATCCGGTGGGCCGGGAAGGCGTCGTCGCTGTGCTCATGAACAGACCTCCGCGAGTAGTTGTTCGGATCGCCGACGCCCTTCAGTATCGCTCATAGCTCCGGTGACGACGATCTCGTCGACACCCGCGTACGCAGCGATCTCCCGTAGGCGCTTGCCCACCTGATGCGGGGTGCCGTAGACCGCCGTGGCGAGCGAATCTTTCACGCGTCGTTTCTCTCGCTCGCTGAGGTCCATCCGGCGGATCTCGTCCAACGTCGGCAACGCGCCGAACTCGCCGGTGCGCCGCGAAAGCACGCCGGCGACGTGCTGCGGCAAAAGCAGGTCTCGGGCGGCGTCTTCGGTCTCCGCCACCGCGATGTCTAACGCGATCATGGCCCGAGGCTGGCTGCCCAGCCCGCGGTCGCGGAACTCGGAGCGGTAGTGTGCGAGGCCTGGGTGATGGGGGTGGGCGGTGTCGTCGAGAAGCGAGGGGCCGGCGACGATCACACCCATGCCGTGACGCGCGGCGAGTGCGATGGAACGAAAACCCGCGAGCACGAAGATGCTCAGCTCGCCGGTAGGACGCGGGCGGGAGGTCACCGCGGCGTCGCCGAGGAGGTGCGCGCGCAGTTCGGCAAGGTCATCGTCATAGCGGGCTTTGGCCTCGGCGGGCTCACCCTGGCGCAGCGCGGCGCGCACGGGGCGGGTGAAGCCGACGGAGTTGCCGGTGCCGACGTCGACACGCCCCGGATACAGGCTGGTCAGAAGCCCAATCTGCTCCGCGACCACGAGGGGCGGGTGGTTGGTGAGCATGATCCCGGCGGTGCCGACGCGTATCGACGACGTCGCGTGCGCCACCGCCTGCGCCAGAAGCGCCGGTTGCGAGCCGGGGATGCCGGGAACGCCGTGGTGCTCGGCGACGAAGAACCGGCGAAACCCTAGTTCCTCGACCTCGCGGGCGTGCGCGATGGTGCGCTTGAGGGCCGCCTGGTCGCTGTCGCCGGTCTGTTTATGCGCGCGGTCGAGGACTGACAGCTGCAGCCCCATCAGGCGTTGCCTGCCTCCCAGGTCTCCCAGTCCATGTTCCAGTGGCCCAGGCCGTCCCAGGCGGGCAGGGTGTCGGCGGTAGTGTTCTTGACGACGACTGGGTCGCCCCGCTTCACCGTCTCCTGGAACCAGCGGGCGTCCTCGGTGGAGACGTTGATGCAGCCGTGCGAGGTGTTGCTCGAGCCCTGCGCGTACTGCGACCACGGCGCGGCGTGGACG
Encoded proteins:
- a CDS encoding MsnO8 family LLM class oxidoreductase, translating into MGLQLSVLDRAHKQTGDSDQAALKRTIAHAREVEELGFRRFFVAEHHGVPGIPGSQPALLAQAVAHATSSIRVGTAGIMLTNHPPLVVAEQIGLLTSLYPGRVDVGTGNSVGFTRPVRAALRQGEPAEAKARYDDDLAELRAHLLGDAAVTSRPRPTGELSIFVLAGFRSIALAARHGMGVIVAGPSLLDDTAHPHHPGLAHYRSEFRDRGLGSQPRAMIALDIAVAETEDAARDLLLPQHVAGVLSRRTGEFGALPTLDEIRRMDLSEREKRRVKDSLATAVYGTPHQVGKRLREIAAYAGVDEIVVTGAMSDTEGRRRSEQLLAEVCS